The following are encoded in a window of Phragmites australis chromosome 22, lpPhrAust1.1, whole genome shotgun sequence genomic DNA:
- the LOC133905573 gene encoding stromal 70 kDa heat shock-related protein, chloroplastic-like, translating into MASFTSSQVGAMAAGGASPFLARRRGPAPPSSPFAGRRLPAAVRMRAPSRGARGAALRVTCEKVVGIDLGTTNSAVAAMEGGKPTVVTNAEGQRTTPSVVAYTKSGDRLVGQIAKRQAVVNPENTFFSVKRFIGRKMAEVDEEAKQVSYNVVRDENGNVKLDCPAIGKQFAAEEISAQVLRKLVDDASKFLNEKITKAVVTVPAYFNDSQRTATKDAGRIAGLEVLRIINEPTAASLAYGFEKKNNETILVFDLGGGTFDVSVLEVGDGVFEVLSTSGDTHLGGDDFDKRIVDWLASNFKNDEGIDLLKDKQALQRLTEAAEKAKMELSTLTQTNIGLPFITATADGPKHIEAILSRAKFEELCSDLIDRLKTPVNNALRDAKLSVGDLDEVILVGGSTRIPAVQELVRKLTDKDPNVTVNPDEVVSLGAAVQGGVLAGDVKDVVLLDVTPLSLGLETLGGVMTKIILRNTTLPTSKSEVFSTAADGQTSVEINVLQGEREFVRDNKSIGSFRLDGIPPAPRGVPQIEVKFDIDANGILSVAAIDKGTGKKQDITITGASTLPKDEVERMVEEADKFAKEDKEKRDAIDTKNQADSVVYQTEKQLKELGDKVPAPVKEKVDAKLQELKDAISGGSTQSMKDAIAALNQEVMQIGQAMYNQPGAGAAGPTPGADAGASPSAGLASSSEKGPNDGDVIDADFTDSN; encoded by the exons ATGGCCTCCTTCACCTCCTCCCAGGTCGGCGCGATGGCTGCGGGCGGGGCCTCGCCCTTCCTCGCCCGGCGGAGGGGACCCGCGCCGCCGAGCTCGCCCTTTGCGGGGAGGCggctgccggcggcggtgcGGATGCGCGCGCCCTCTCGCGGGGCCCGCGGGGCGGCGCTGCGGGTGACCTGCGAGAAGGTGGTGGGGATCGACCTGGGCACCACCAACTCCGCCGTGGCGGCCATGGAGGGCGGCAAGCCCACGGTGGTTACAAACGCCGAGGGCCAGCGGACCACGCCCTCCGTCGTCGCCTACACCAAGTCCGGGGACCGGCTCGTGGGGCAGATCGCCAAGCGACAGGCCGTGGTCAACCCGGAGAACACCTTCTTCTCCGTCAAGCGCTTCATCGGCCGCAAGATGGCCGAGGTCGACGAGGAGGCCAAGCAGGTCTCGTACAACGTCGTGCGGGATGAGAACGGGAACGTCAAGCTCGACTGCCCCGCCATCGGGAAGCAGTTCGCCGCAGAGGAGATATCCGCGCAG GTTTTGAGGAAGTTGGTGGATGATGCGTCTAAGTTTCTTAAtgagaaaattacaaaagcagTGGTTACAGTCCCAGCTTACTTCAACGATTCACAAAGGACAGCAACAAAAGATGCTGGCCGTATTGCGGGACTGGAAGTTCTTCGTATTATAAACGAACCAACTGCTGCATCACTAGCCTATggttttgagaagaaaaataacgAAACAATTCTAGTGTTTGACTTGGGAGGCGGTACCTTTGATGTCTCTG TATTGGAGGTTGGAGATGGTGTATTTGAGGTGCTTTCCACATCTGGGGACACACACCTTGGTGGTGATGACTTCGATAAG AGAATTGTAGATTGGCTTGCTAGCAACTTTAAGAATGATGAAGGCATTGATCTTCTGAAGGATAAACAAGCCCTTCAGCGGCTTACTGAGGCAGCAGAGAAAGCTAAGATGGAACTGTCAACGCTGACACAAACAAACATTGG CTTGCCATTCATTACCGCTACTGCTGATGGGCCTAAGCACATTGAAGCAATcctctctagagccaaatttgagGAACTGTGTTCAGACCTTATTGACAG GCTTAAAACTCCTGTTAATAATGCCTTGAGAGATGCCAAGTTGTCTGTCGGTGATCTAGATGAAGTGATTCTTGTGGGTGGATCCACCCGAATCCCTGCAGTGCAAGAACTTGTGAGGAAGCTTACTGACAAGGATCCCAATGTTACAGTCAACCCTGATGAGGTTGTTTCTCTTGGGGCAGCTGTGCAG GGTGGGGTTTTGGCGGGAGACGTGAAAGACGTCGTTCTTCTAGATGTTACTCCATTATCTCTTGGTTTGGAGACGTTGGGTGGAGTGATGACAAAGATTATCCTCAGGAACACAACATTGCCCACCTCAAAATCTGAGGTATTCTCAACGGCTGCGGATGGACAGACAAGTGTTGAGATTAATGTTCTCCAGGGAGAAAGAGAGTTTGTCAGGGATAACAAGTCTATTGGAAGTTTCCGGTTGGATGGGATCCCTCCTGCACCACGTGGCGTCCCACAAATTGAAGTGAAGTTTGACATTGATGCCAATGGCATTCTCTCTGTTGCTGCTATTGACAAGGGCACTGGAAAGAAACAGGATATCACCATCACTGGTGCTAGTACACTACCAAAGGATGAG GTTGAGAGAATGGTAGAAGAAGCTGACAAGTTTGCCAAGGAGGATAAAGAGAAAAGAGATGCCATTGACACCAAAAACCAGGCGGACTCTGTGGTCTACCAGACTGAGAAGCAACTGAAGGAGCTTGGCGACAAAGTCCCTGCTCCTGTGAAAGAGAAGGTGGATGCAAAGCTCCAGGAACTTAAAGACGCCATTTCTGGTGGATCAACACAGAGCATGAAGGATGCTATCGCTGCTTTGAACCAGGAGGTAATGCAGATCGGGCAGGCGATGTACAACCAGCCTGGTGCCGGTGCTGCTGGGCCTACTCCTGGCGCTGATGCCGGGGCTTCGCCTAGTGCTGGACTGGCGAGCTCCAGTGAGAAGGGACCCAATGATGGAGATGTCATTGATGCGGACTTCACAGATAGCAATTGA